The Thermococcus sp. genome has a segment encoding these proteins:
- a CDS encoding DUF504 domain-containing protein has product MRKGSLKEVLAKIKHDPREDERNYYIVIEHRGAYGNEKKIPVEMIELGHGYFFIGETQIPYHRVLRVVRKDGRVVWEKRSRD; this is encoded by the coding sequence ATGAGGAAGGGCTCTTTGAAGGAGGTTCTGGCAAAGATTAAACACGACCCCAGGGAAGATGAGAGGAATTACTATATCGTCATTGAGCATCGGGGGGCCTACGGAAACGAGAAGAAAATTCCCGTTGAGATGATAGAGCTGGGGCACGGCTACTTCTTCATCGGAGAAACCCAGATTCCCTACCACAGGGTCCTGCGCGTTGTTAGGAAAGATGGAAGGGTTGTGTGGGAAAAACGCTCAAGAGATTAA
- a CDS encoding DUF835 domain-containing protein, translating into MERDPSEIMREIVNRLKNLSAKELLSYAIFNEEEEAKYYAELARRAKRRSVKVLFEKMSEESKLHENTLRNLFDRLFPNEEPVKVDIPPVEVYPFYPKFENAKDYASALRYCMESELFAKQTYELLASVARDEKVRELALSLMIMEQKHYEEIKSVSELIEAFEHRRSSPWELDSGAYLLTDDVKARYFLLDFLDEPKRLLALVRDNPRKFSEFIEDCGKVLWITKAEVENAVPPELLPDVRGEIAHFFKECASKERRGVVFIQNLSYLVTQLGFRETLDFVLYIKDLAILNEGYLIATAIPDAFEKREWAILTSELELIS; encoded by the coding sequence ATGGAGCGAGATCCAAGTGAGATAATGAGAGAAATCGTCAACAGATTGAAAAATCTCTCAGCGAAGGAGCTTTTAAGCTATGCAATCTTTAACGAAGAAGAAGAGGCTAAATATTACGCGGAGTTGGCAAGACGGGCAAAGAGACGAAGTGTCAAGGTTCTCTTCGAGAAAATGAGCGAAGAAAGTAAGCTTCACGAAAATACCCTAAGAAACCTTTTTGATAGGCTGTTTCCCAATGAAGAGCCTGTTAAAGTTGATATTCCCCCTGTTGAGGTCTATCCGTTCTACCCAAAGTTCGAAAACGCCAAGGACTACGCATCTGCACTGCGCTACTGCATGGAGAGCGAGCTCTTCGCAAAGCAGACCTACGAGTTGCTCGCGAGCGTTGCCAGAGACGAGAAAGTAAGAGAACTTGCCCTTAGTCTTATGATTATGGAGCAAAAACACTATGAGGAAATAAAGAGCGTATCTGAACTCATAGAAGCCTTTGAGCACAGGCGTTCTTCTCCCTGGGAACTCGATTCCGGTGCGTATCTCCTCACCGATGACGTTAAAGCCAGATATTTCCTCCTCGACTTTCTGGACGAACCGAAGAGACTGCTGGCACTGGTTCGAGACAACCCTCGAAAGTTTTCTGAATTCATTGAGGACTGCGGGAAAGTCCTGTGGATTACAAAGGCTGAGGTAGAGAATGCAGTTCCTCCCGAGTTATTGCCTGACGTTAGGGGAGAAATAGCTCACTTTTTCAAGGAGTGTGCTTCGAAAGAGAGAAGGGGAGTTGTGTTCATTCAGAACCTCAGCTACCTTGTTACTCAGCTCGGCTTCAGGGAGACCCTTGATTTTGTCCTCTACATCAAGGATCTGGCGATACTAAACGAGGGTTATCTCATAGCAACGGCCATTCCAGATGCATTCGAGAAGAGGGAATGGGCGATTTTAACGTCGGAGCTTGAGTTAATCTCTTGA
- a CDS encoding MBL fold metallo-hydrolase: MENLEVIYPDLFPVEIPPNTVMLKGLNWDSNVYLFRSGKEALVVDTGTGRNVERYFSLWLSEGYLTGLKKVVIFNTHEHFDHIGGNLRMKELFERLGVEVTFSAHRITAEVIERAESRIILDYAYGERFPGHEVELKLRDGDYIKIGKRKLLLIHTPGHTAGSSCLYLDGEVKLIFTGDTIFKGTVGRTDLPTGSREELRKSVERLAELDVDFGLPGHGWIIKDWPENIERVMRLL, encoded by the coding sequence TTGGAGAACCTTGAGGTAATTTACCCCGACCTGTTCCCCGTAGAGATTCCGCCGAACACGGTGATGCTCAAGGGGCTAAACTGGGACTCAAACGTCTACCTCTTCCGGTCTGGAAAGGAGGCACTGGTGGTTGACACAGGAACCGGGAGAAACGTGGAGCGCTACTTTTCCCTCTGGCTCAGTGAAGGCTATCTCACCGGACTGAAAAAAGTCGTGATTTTCAACACCCACGAACACTTCGACCACATTGGGGGAAATCTCAGGATGAAGGAGCTCTTTGAAAGGCTCGGCGTCGAGGTTACCTTCTCGGCCCATAGAATAACCGCCGAGGTCATTGAAAGGGCAGAGAGTCGCATCATTCTCGACTACGCATACGGGGAAAGGTTCCCGGGCCATGAAGTCGAGCTGAAGCTGAGGGACGGCGATTACATCAAAATAGGGAAGAGAAAACTCCTGCTAATCCATACACCGGGCCACACCGCTGGAAGTTCGTGCCTCTACCTAGATGGAGAAGTGAAGCTAATCTTCACCGGCGACACTATATTCAAGGGCACCGTTGGAAGAACGGACCTGCCGACGGGAAGCAGGGAGGAGCTGAGAAAGAGCGTTGAGAGACTGGCCGAGCTCGATGTGGACTTCGGACTGCCCGGACACGGGTGGATTATAAAGGACTGGCCTGAAAACATTGAAAGGGTGATGAGGCTCCTATGA
- a CDS encoding YchF/TatD family DNA exonuclease produces MIDAHAHFEFYKKEAPRVIEECQRELKAVVDSITEYRKAHVWKSWELLRPYFGFIFPTLGYHPNEARRGNWEKVKKVEEFILGHKDEIVAIGEIGLDYHYAENEKQRENQREIFRHFLGLALELNLPVVIHARDAEKEAYELVQRVGVRAYFHSYAGSVELAKEIVENGHLIGINTGIVFIPEVKEVAEAIDLDYLLTETDSPYMSPFKGQRNVPCNVRVAIEWIAKLQGLEFEEVERETEKNAVEFFKMEVEL; encoded by the coding sequence ATGATTGACGCTCACGCGCACTTCGAGTTCTACAAGAAGGAGGCACCAAGGGTCATCGAGGAGTGCCAGAGAGAACTGAAGGCAGTTGTGGACTCCATAACCGAGTACCGGAAGGCCCACGTCTGGAAGAGCTGGGAGCTACTGAGACCGTACTTCGGCTTTATCTTTCCCACCCTTGGCTACCACCCAAACGAAGCGCGGAGAGGCAACTGGGAGAAGGTGAAGAAGGTCGAGGAGTTCATCCTTGGGCACAAGGACGAGATAGTCGCCATCGGGGAGATAGGCCTCGACTACCACTACGCGGAGAACGAGAAGCAGAGGGAAAACCAGAGGGAAATCTTCAGGCACTTCCTTGGGCTCGCCCTCGAACTCAACCTTCCGGTTGTGATACATGCGAGAGATGCAGAAAAAGAGGCTTACGAGCTCGTCCAGAGGGTCGGGGTCAGGGCATACTTCCACTCTTACGCCGGAAGTGTTGAGCTGGCCAAAGAGATAGTCGAGAACGGCCACCTGATTGGCATAAACACGGGGATAGTCTTCATCCCAGAGGTGAAGGAGGTTGCCGAGGCTATAGACCTCGATTACCTGCTCACTGAGACCGATTCACCGTACATGAGCCCCTTCAAGGGACAGCGTAACGTCCCGTGCAACGTCCGCGTTGCCATCGAGTGGATAGCAAAACTCCAGGGGCTTGAGTTTGAGGAAGTGGAAAGGGAAACCGAAAAAAACGCCGTCGAGTTCTTTAAGATGGAGGTGGAGCTATGA
- a CDS encoding DUF3216 domain-containing protein — MKVEEVERVKAILEELGERELIERVESFVRLNEGLETKKGEDYIRLSILSFLEGLLMSLKLKYPGNEKLSELYSEISAKRAELDELFRKPAMQNL, encoded by the coding sequence ATGAAAGTTGAGGAAGTCGAGAGAGTAAAGGCCATTCTGGAAGAACTTGGAGAAAGAGAGCTAATCGAACGCGTTGAGTCATTTGTGAGGCTGAACGAAGGCCTTGAGACCAAGAAGGGCGAGGACTACATAAGGCTCTCGATTCTAAGCTTTCTTGAGGGCCTACTTATGAGCCTCAAACTAAAATATCCCGGGAACGAAAAACTGAGTGAGCTATACTCGGAGATAAGTGCAAAGAGGGCCGAGCTTGACGAGCTCTTCAGGAAACCGGCGATGCAGAACCTTTAG